The genomic DNA GCCGACGGACCCGCCGCGCGACCCGCGGGCCTGGCTCACCACCGCGGCCGTGCACCGGCTGACCGACGCCGCCCGCAGCGAGGTCGCTCGGCGCCGGCGGGAGGAGCGCGTCGACGAGGAGCCCGAACCGGGACCGACCGAGCAGGCCGACGACACGCTGCTGCTGCTCTTCCTCTGCGCGAGCCCGGAGCTGTCGCCGACCTCGGCGGTCGCGCTCACGCTCCGGGCCGTCGCCGGGCTGACGACCAGGGAGATCGCGGACGCGTTCCTGGTGCCCGAGGCGACGATGGCGCAGCGGATCAGCCGGGCGAAGGCCACGCTCCGGGACCGTCGCCTCGACGCCCCGGCCGACGTCGCCGTCGTGCTGCACGTCCTCCACCTCGCCTACACGACCGGGCACCAGGGCAGCGACGAGCGGCACGACCTGGCGCGCGAGGCGATCCGGCTGACCCGGCAGCTGGTGCTGGCGAGCCCGGAGCCGGAGGTGCGCGGGCTGCTCGCGCTGATGCTGCTGCACCACGCGCGGCACCGGGCGCGCGTCGTCGACGGGCGGCTGGTGCCGCTCGACGAGCAGGACCGCGCCCTCTGGGACCGCGCCGAGGTCGCCGAGGGCGTACGGATCTTGCAGGGCGCGCTCGGCGAGCACCGGCGGGGAAGGTTCCAGGTGGAGGCGGCCATCGCCGCGTTGCACGACGACGCGGCGACGTCGGGGGAGACGGACTGGCCGCAGATCCTGTCCTGGTACGACGAGCTGCTCGCCCTCAGCGTCGACCCGGTCCGAGACGACCCCGCCGCGGTGCTGAGCCGGGCGGTGGCCGTGGGCCACGTCCTCGGGGCGTCGGCGGGCCTCCTCGAGGTCGAGCGGGTGGGACCCGAGCTCAAGGGCCGGCACCGCGTCGACGCGACGCGGGCGTACCTGCTGCGGCTCGCCGGCGACCTGCCCGCGGCGGCGGAGGCGTACGCCCGTGCGGCTGAGCGCTGCACGAGCACGCTCGAGCGTGACCACCTCGTCCGGCAGGCCGCCCTGGCCCAGGCCGCAGGACCTGCGGGCCACGTGAACGGGACGTGACGATCCTGAGGCACACCCCAAGAGGGGGTTGAGTTTTGTCAGTGGCTCGGGAGACAGTGTCCGCGCCCCCGACCCACACCCCGAGGTCAGGGCGACCCCACGAGCCAGGAGATCCCGTTGCCCGAAGGTCCTGACCGCCTCACCTCTTCGCGGAGGCGGCCCCTCATGAGGCACGGCGCCGCCGCCGTCGCCGCTGCTGCCCTCGCGGGCGGCCTCCTCGTCGCGGTGCCGAGCACCGCGTCGGCCGCCACGCCGCTGCCCATCGCCACGATCCAGGGCACCGGCCGCTTCTCGCCCTATGTCGGCAAGAACGTGACCACGACCCCGTCGGTCGTCACCGCGGCCTACCCGACGGGCGGCCTCAACGGCTTCGTCATCCAGACGCCGGGCACCGGTGGCAAGAAGCGCAGCCTCAAGAAGGCCTCTGACGCGGTCTTCGTCTTCACGGGCAAGGCCGGGTTCGACGTGAAGGTCGGCGACCTCGTCACGGTCAGCGGGACGGTCGAGGAGTACCCGGACAGCACGGACCCCGACGCGGACAGCCTCACCGAGATCGGCGGCAAGGTCAGCGTCACGAAGTCCGACGCGTCGTACAAGAAGGTGCAGCCGGTCAGCGGGGTCAGCTGGGCCTCGACCTACGACCGCCGCGAGAACCTCGAGTCGATGCTCTTCTCCAGCACGGAGAAGTGGACGGTCAACGACACCTACGACCTGGGCACCTTCGGCGCGCTGGGCCTCGCCACCGGCGGCCGGCTGGTGCAGCCGACCGACCTCGCGCCCTACGGCAGCAAGGCCGAGCGCAAGCAGGCCGACCGCAACGCCGAGCGTCAGGTCGTGCTCGACGACGGCCAGTCGACCCGGTTCGACTCGACCACCAACCGCGGCACGCCGCCATACATCACGCGCAGCAAGGACGTCCGGATCGGCGACACCGCCAAGCTCGCCGAGCCGGTGGTCGTCGACTACCGCAACGGCGCCTGGACGCTCAACCCGACCCGGCCGACGGCGGCGGGCGACGAGGTCGCCACGCTGACGCGCAAGAGCGTCGAGAAGGTCCCGAACGTCAAGGGCGACGTCTCCGTCGCCTCCTTCAACGTCCTCAACTACTTCACGACGCTGGGGAAGGCGAACGCCTCCTGCAAGGCCAACCCGGTCAGCAGCGACGGCACCCCGAACACGGTGGCCAGCGGCTGCGACCAGCGCGGTGCCTGGGACTCCGCCGACCTCGGCCGGCAGCAGGACAAGATCGTCGACGCGATCAACCAGCTGGACTCCTCGGTCACCGGCCTGATGGAGATCGAGAACTCGGCCAAGCTCGGCGAGACCGCGGACGAGGCGACCAAGACCCTTGTCGGCGCGCTCAACAAGGCGGCCGGGCGGGCCAAGTGGGACTACGTGCCCTCCTCCGACCAGCTGCAGCCGGTCGCCGACCAGGACGTGATCACCAACGCGATCATCTTCCAGCCCGCCGAGGTGACGTGGGCGGGCAAGGCCTACGCCGACGGCAAGGACGCGACCGACGAGGGTGCGTTCTCCAACGCGCGCACGCCGATCGCGGCCAAGTTCACGCCCGTCGGCGGCGGTGCCCCGATGCTCGTCGTGGTCAACCACTTCAAGTCCAAGGGCTCCGCGCCCAGCGACCCGGCCGACCCGAACGCCGACCAGGGGCAGGGCGCCTGGAACGCGGCCCGCGTCGCGCAGTCCAACGCGCTGCTCGCGTGGCTCCCGGGGGTGCAGGCCGACGCCCGCACCGACGCCGTGGCCATGGTGGGTGACTTCAACTCTTACACCCGCGAGGACCCGCTCGAGACCCTCTACGACGCCGGCTGGAGCAACGCAGGCAGCCAGAAGGACTACAGCTACAACTTCGACGGCCTCTCCGGTTCGCTCGACCACGTGCTGCTCAACCCGGCCGCCAAGAAGCGCCTGACGGGCAGCGGCGTCTGGAACATCAACTCGATCGAACCGATCGTGCGCGAGTACAGCCGCTACAAGTCCACCGCGGTCGACTTCTTCCTCGACTCCAACCCCTACCGCGCCAGCGACCACGACCCGGTCAAGGTCGGGCTCAAGCGCGGCAAGGCCAGCGAGGTAACGCTGACGCTGCTCAACTTCAACGACTTCCACGGCCGGATCTCGGGCGCCTCGCCCAGCACGGTCCAGTTCTTCGGGGCGGTCGAGCAGCAGCGGGCGGCGGGCGGCGAGGACAAGACCCTCCTGCTGTCGGCCGGGGACAGCGTCGGCGCGTCGCTCTTCGCGTCGTCGGTGCAGCAGGACCAGCCGACGATCGACGTGCTCAACGCGGCCGACCTCGACGTGTCGGCGGTCGGCAACCACGAGTTCGACCGCGGCTTCGCCGACCTGGACGGCCGCATCCGCAAGGCGGCCGACTGGACCTACCTCGGGGCGAACGTCTACGAGAAGGGCACGACCAAGCCGGCCCTGCCCTCGTACGCCATCGTCGACCGCGGCGGCCTCAAGGTCGGCGTGGTCGGCGCGGTGACGCAGGAGACCTCGACGCTCGTGTCCCCGGCGGGGATCTCGGGGGTCGAGTTCGGTGACCCGGTGGAGGCGGTCAACCGCGTGACCAAGCAGCTGACGGACGGCAAGAAGTCCAACGGCGAGGCGGACGTCGTGGTCGCGGAGTACCACGAGGGAGCGGCGCTCGCGGGCCTCGGGACGAAGGGCGAGGCGCTCGCCTCGCTCGCCGACCAGGAGGCGGCCAGCCCGGTCTTCACCCACATCGTCAACGACACCTCGCCCAAGGTCGCGGCGATCTTCACCGCCCACACCCACCAGCGCTACGTCTACGACGCGCCGGTCCCGGGGGTGGCGGGCGCGACGCGTCCGGTCACGCAGAGCGGCTCGTACGCGCAGTACCTGGCGAAGGTGACCCTGACGGTCGACCTCAAGACCAAGAAGGTGCTCGCCCACACCCAGTCCGACATCGACACCTACACGACCACGCCGTCGAACGACGAGCTCATCGCCTCCTACCCGCGGGTGCGGCGGATCGCGAACATCGTCGACGCGGCGCTCGACCGCGCCGACGAGCTGGGCTCGGTCAAGATCGGTGAGGCCACGCACGAGCTGACGCGGGCCTTCGTCGGCGCGACCGACTCCCGTGCGAAGGAGTCGACGCTCAGCGACCTCGTCGCCGAGATGTACCGCTCCTCGACCTCGTCGCCCGAGCGCGGCTCGGCCCAGATCGGGGTGCAGAACCCCGGGGGCGTGCGGACCGACCTCGACGAGGGCGACATCACCTTCGGCGAGGCGGCCTCGGTGCTGCCGTTCGCGAACTCGCTCTTCACCGTCGACCTGACGGGGGCGCAGTTCAAGACGCTGCTCGAGCAGCAGTGGCAGCGCGACGCGAGCGGCAACGTGCCGACCCGTCCCTACCTCCAGCTGGGCCTGTCGAAGAACGTCACCTACAGCTACGACGAGTCGCTGGCCGAGGGCTCGCGGATCACGTCGATCACGGTGGACGGCAAGGCGATCGACCCGGCGGCGACCTACCGGGTGGCGACGAACAGCTTCCTGGCGGCGGGCGGGGACAACTTCCGCGTCTTCGCCGAGGGGAAGAACAGCAAGGACACCGGCCTGTCGGACCTCGACTCCTGGACCGACTACATCAAGGCCCAGACCCCGGTCAGCCCGTCCTTCGCCAAGCAGGCCGTCCAGGTGTCGCCGCTGCCCAGCACGCTGACCGCGGGGCAGACGACGACGTTCACGCTGTCGTCGTTCGACTTCACCAGCCGGCCCGGGGCCGACGGCGCGTACACGGGGACCGACCCCACGACGACCGCCTTCACGGCCACGCTCAACGGCGCTGAGGTCGGGACGTTCACGGCGTCGGAGGGTTCGGCGACGATCGCCCTGGCCGTGCCGGCCGACGCCGCCCAGGGCGCGGGGACGCTCGTGCTCGAGGGCAGCACGGGCACCACGGTGACCATTCCGGTGACCGTCGGCTGACGCCCACCCGCACGACCCGGACGGCCCGGTCTGACCTCGGTCAGGCCGGGCCGTCCGGCGTCCGGGGGCCTTGCGCCAGCACGACCGAGGCGTCAGCCGCGCGCGATCAGGCCGATCGCGTTGACGACCGTCACGAGGACGCCGATGCCGCCGAGGACGTAGGGCCAGTAGCGCACCGGGACGAAGAACAGGCTCGAGCGCGGCTGCACGTAGACGGGCCGTCCGGTCTGCGGGTGGATCACCGGCACCGGCCGGTGGGTCTGGTTGCCGACGCGCTGGGGGAGCGGCTCCAGCATGAACTGCTGCTGCGGCTTGTCGAGGTGCGGGGTGAGGACGAAGCGGTCCAGCAGGTAGGTGTAGACCGCCGCGGCCATCAGCCCGATCCCCACGAACATCCCGAAGGCCGTGTCAGCGCGGTCACGGAAGACGAGCGCGTCGAGCAGGGCGCCGGTCCCGATGCCGAGACCGATGCAGACGAAGACGAGTATTCCCCAGCGGGACCAGATGATCACGGAGCAGGACCATAGCCGGGCTCAGGGTCAGAGGCGCCTTGCCCGAGGAGGTCAGAGCTGCGTGCGGACGACCGCCGCGACCGAGATCGCCACGACGACGAGCAGGACGGCGCTGAAGGCCGAGGCGGTGGTCCGCTGCTGCTCCTGGATCTGGCGCAGGGTCCACGACCGGAGGATCAGCCGGTTGGTCACCCAGCGGAACAGGTAGAGCATCACGACGGCGAAGAGGGTCGTGGCGGCGAAGGCGACGAGCCCGTCGGTCCAGCCGGTGAAGTCGCCGGCGACCCCCTCGCGCACGACGATCCCGACCGCGGTCAGCAGACCGCCCGCCTCGAAGGCGGCGGTGAGGCTCCGGTCGCGGACCAGCTGCCGCACCGACCATGGCGTCACCGCCTCGTGCAGCCAGAACACGCCGACGACGACCGCGAGTCCGAGCAGGCCGAAGACGACGGTGCTGGCCAGGCTGAGCCCGAAGGTCTCGGCCGAGCCGGTCAGCGAACCGTTGAGCACGAAGCCGAAACCGAGGTAGAAGCCGGCCTCCAGGACGCCGAGGGCGGTGTTGCCCGCGAGGAGCTCCTCGGTGTTCCGCTCACGCAGCAGGACGGCGTCGACGAGGTAGCGCGCGCCGAGCAGGGCGACGAAGACCCAGGCGAGCTGCGCGGCCTGGAGGGGGAGCGTGTTCCAGGGGTGGTCGCCGTCGCCGCGCGTGATGGTCGGCAGCGCGGCGATCCCGAACGCGAGCACCAGCGCCACGCGCTGGACGAGGTAGGCGACGCTGCCCTGCTCGAAGAGGACCTCGCGGTCGTCGAAGTGGGTGAGCGCGTTGTGGGTGACCCACAGCAGGCCCCCGACGACGAGGGCGAGCAGCAGGCTGACCGCGGCGGCTGGCCAGCTCAAGGCCATCGCGTACAGGTAGTCGAACATCGGGACGTCCTCGGGCTGGGGGTGGAGGAGCGGGTCAGGAGCGGACGACGTGCGGCACGCACACGCTGAGGTTGTCCACGACGACGGTCTGGTTCTCGCGGATGTCGAGGCCGGCCGGCTCGCCGTCGACGACGAAGATGCCCAGCGTGGCGTAGTTGTCGCCCTC from Microlunatus sagamiharensis includes the following:
- a CDS encoding RNA polymerase sigma factor, which gives rise to MTEPMDEGLLRALVPQVITALLRRGADFASAEDAVQEALIDALRTWPTDPPRDPRAWLTTAAVHRLTDAARSEVARRRREERVDEEPEPGPTEQADDTLLLLFLCASPELSPTSAVALTLRAVAGLTTREIADAFLVPEATMAQRISRAKATLRDRRLDAPADVAVVLHVLHLAYTTGHQGSDERHDLAREAIRLTRQLVLASPEPEVRGLLALMLLHHARHRARVVDGRLVPLDEQDRALWDRAEVAEGVRILQGALGEHRRGRFQVEAAIAALHDDAATSGETDWPQILSWYDELLALSVDPVRDDPAAVLSRAVAVGHVLGASAGLLEVERVGPELKGRHRVDATRAYLLRLAGDLPAAAEAYARAAERCTSTLERDHLVRQAALAQAAGPAGHVNGT
- a CDS encoding ExeM/NucH family extracellular endonuclease — protein: MRHGAAAVAAAALAGGLLVAVPSTASAATPLPIATIQGTGRFSPYVGKNVTTTPSVVTAAYPTGGLNGFVIQTPGTGGKKRSLKKASDAVFVFTGKAGFDVKVGDLVTVSGTVEEYPDSTDPDADSLTEIGGKVSVTKSDASYKKVQPVSGVSWASTYDRRENLESMLFSSTEKWTVNDTYDLGTFGALGLATGGRLVQPTDLAPYGSKAERKQADRNAERQVVLDDGQSTRFDSTTNRGTPPYITRSKDVRIGDTAKLAEPVVVDYRNGAWTLNPTRPTAAGDEVATLTRKSVEKVPNVKGDVSVASFNVLNYFTTLGKANASCKANPVSSDGTPNTVASGCDQRGAWDSADLGRQQDKIVDAINQLDSSVTGLMEIENSAKLGETADEATKTLVGALNKAAGRAKWDYVPSSDQLQPVADQDVITNAIIFQPAEVTWAGKAYADGKDATDEGAFSNARTPIAAKFTPVGGGAPMLVVVNHFKSKGSAPSDPADPNADQGQGAWNAARVAQSNALLAWLPGVQADARTDAVAMVGDFNSYTREDPLETLYDAGWSNAGSQKDYSYNFDGLSGSLDHVLLNPAAKKRLTGSGVWNINSIEPIVREYSRYKSTAVDFFLDSNPYRASDHDPVKVGLKRGKASEVTLTLLNFNDFHGRISGASPSTVQFFGAVEQQRAAGGEDKTLLLSAGDSVGASLFASSVQQDQPTIDVLNAADLDVSAVGNHEFDRGFADLDGRIRKAADWTYLGANVYEKGTTKPALPSYAIVDRGGLKVGVVGAVTQETSTLVSPAGISGVEFGDPVEAVNRVTKQLTDGKKSNGEADVVVAEYHEGAALAGLGTKGEALASLADQEAASPVFTHIVNDTSPKVAAIFTAHTHQRYVYDAPVPGVAGATRPVTQSGSYAQYLAKVTLTVDLKTKKVLAHTQSDIDTYTTTPSNDELIASYPRVRRIANIVDAALDRADELGSVKIGEATHELTRAFVGATDSRAKESTLSDLVAEMYRSSTSSPERGSAQIGVQNPGGVRTDLDEGDITFGEAASVLPFANSLFTVDLTGAQFKTLLEQQWQRDASGNVPTRPYLQLGLSKNVTYSYDESLAEGSRITSITVDGKAIDPAATYRVATNSFLAAGGDNFRVFAEGKNSKDTGLSDLDSWTDYIKAQTPVSPSFAKQAVQVSPLPSTLTAGQTTTFTLSSFDFTSRPGADGAYTGTDPTTTAFTATLNGAEVGTFTASEGSATIALAVPADAAQGAGTLVLEGSTGTTVTIPVTVG
- a CDS encoding DUF350 domain-containing protein translates to MFDYLYAMALSWPAAAVSLLLALVVGGLLWVTHNALTHFDDREVLFEQGSVAYLVQRVALVLAFGIAALPTITRGDGDHPWNTLPLQAAQLAWVFVALLGARYLVDAVLLRERNTEELLAGNTALGVLEAGFYLGFGFVLNGSLTGSAETFGLSLASTVVFGLLGLAVVVGVFWLHEAVTPWSVRQLVRDRSLTAAFEAGGLLTAVGIVVREGVAGDFTGWTDGLVAFAATTLFAVVMLYLFRWVTNRLILRSWTLRQIQEQQRTTASAFSAVLLVVVAISVAAVVRTQL